TGTTTTGGAGGGTGGGAAGATTTTTGTAGAATATTTTTTTTCGAGATTTTGAAGAGCGTCCACAAAGACAAAATGTCCGTCCTTTACCAGGTTGAAGACCTTTTTTGCTAGGGCTTCCTCTTCTTTAATTAGGGTAGACTTCAGTTTTGGGTTTATAACAGGCTTCGAGGTTGATTCTGGAACTTCTTGAGAGATTGCTGGATCTGTGTTTTTTTTCTCTATTTTTGAAAGTTTTTCAGGCTCAAGTTTCTTAGGTTGTTGAACTTCTGATATTTGCTTCCATTCTCTGGATGCGTATTTGTAATAAAAAACACCCTTAAGGAGGATACTCAGGGCTAGGGCTAAAATTGTCAAGGGAAGAAGCAGTATGCCAGCGATAACCCTGGTAACCATCTCCAAATTGGAGATGGAGAACGAGGTTTCTTTAAAGATTAGCACGCCTTCTTCCGTGACGTCCAGTAATTGGATGCATTTGCTGGAAACTTGCAAAATTCTATCCAAGAGAGATAGGGTTTTCTCTAGAACTCCCCCATGAGTTTTATAAATAAACTCTGGAGAGAAACTTAAGGAAGTTATGGGAGAAAATTTCATGTAAAACCTTTTTATTAAAATAGATTTTATCAGCATTTTCTTTTTTGTTCTTAATAATCCAAAATTTAAAGCTTTATTTGTTGAATAATTGCTTGTTGGCTACAAATTACTGCAGGTGCTGGGAGTGAATTTTATTCTAGGGATTCCTGAAGAGGCTGCTGGGAATAGTTCAAAACTATCTATAATTTTGGATGCCTTAAGTATCAAGAAAGCTTGATATAAGACTGATTGATGAAGTTCTTCCGGGGAACAGAGGGAAAGCTTGTCACCTGACTGTGTTTGGTAGAGAAATTTACTAAGTGATATCTCATAGGGCAACGTTAAAGGTTGAAATTCCAAATCCCAGTAGCTTTCTAAACAAGAGCAAGAAAAATGTCTTTCGTTATGTTGTTTTATCTGAGCTTCCTTGTCAATTATGGGAAGTAATTGGGCAAGAGCTTCTACAAGAAGACGGGAATCTTTGAATAATTTCTGTGCAATATTTGTAGGGAGTAAGTCTTCTAGGGCAGGAGATTTTAGCTGTTCCTCTTGGGGATGTTTTTCAAACTCTTTGGGGGTGAGTTGCTTGAGAGGATAGGCCTTCAAAATAGCAGATAAAATTGGATTTACCGCTTCTTGGGGGATATGACGTATTAAATACCCGAACGAAGCCCCTAATCCCCTACCCATTTTTATTTCTTCTAATTTATTAACAATGATTTTGTAGAAACCGTTTTTTGAATTTCTAGATAACAGGAACAAGGGAGAAGTACGATTTTTAGGAAAATAGTCGTAGTAAAGTCCGTTACAATTTTTGATAAAAAGAACCAACTGATGAAGAGCAGGTAACAATTGTTTTGCGGAAACTGCTTTTAGAGGTGTGAACATCGCATGAGATTTTTTTTGAGCGCTTAATTCGACATTTGTAAGGACTAGGAGTCCTTCATTTTGTAGCTTAGATATCGGTCGGCTTGAGCAAGAGAGAGAATCTTTTTCAGGTACCCCTATAAACTTAATTCCTGGGATTTCGATTAAGTCTAAACCAAGATCGTGGCATATTTTTGAAGCTTTATAAAATTGAGATGTGATTTCTAGCGCTTTCGTTTTGCCCTTTTTGATAATTTCTTGGTTAGTATTTACGGTATTTCCTATGGAACAAAATTTGTATTCTGGAAAATCGTTAAGCAGAAATGAAAAACTGTCCCTGTGGCTAGCCTTTGTTTCGGATACCGAGATACCTTTTGCTGTAAATTGATCAACGATACTTTTGTCATCGTGTTCGAAGTTTTTGACCAAGGTTTTTCTGAGGAAATCATGAGCTTCTAGGATTGAGTTTTTTTCATGTCGTGCGAGAGGTTTTGGCAAAGTAGAGGTGCGTTCACATTGTTCTTCAATGGTTGTAATAGGCCTTTGGAGAGTTTTCGAGATTTTATATTTTCTTTCTAAGAGAACTCTTAGTAGAAGTTTAACAGCGAACATGACTATAGGAATGACAATCGTTAGGAAAAGAACAATTTTTAGGCCAAATTCCTTGAGGGAAATATTTTCATAAATCCTAGTACAGGCGAGCTGATTGGTGTCATCTAGGAAAATGAAGGTCTTTTCTCCGCCTAAGAAGAAAAAATTGTCTACAAACTCAACCACACGTTCTAGGAGAGAGAAATTCACCTTGCTACCTCCTGAAGAGCCTATTGACCATTGGAAAGCTAGAGGGACTAGCACTCTGGGTCTTCTCTGTAGATACTGAGAGTGTGACATTGCTATGTAACTGTTAAAGTGTTTGATGAGCAATCCTTGGCTGAAATGGAAAAAATAACAAAAAGGCCCTGGTAAGGTTCCAAGGCCTCAAACGTGTCTGCCAACATGATACCACGACCATGCATTCAAAACACAAAAGATCTCCTAAACTTTTCCAGTTTAGTGCTTATTCTATAGTCGTTATAGGCTTCCCATTGCCTAAGAATGTACTTGTTAAGTAGTCTTGGGCAAAATTGTCTCCCCAAGCAGACTTAAAGGCATCGCTGGTCAAGATCTCCCAAATCTCGTTGAAAGTCTCTGGCTCGGGTAGAATCCCCGGTAGAGTGAGCACCCCAAAAACGTCTGCTGTAGCAGAGAACATGTAGGCGACGCTATACATCGGAACATCCTCCCCTCTAAGTCGTACTACTACGGGAACGAGAGAATGCTTAGGGTAAGACCTCCTGATTTTTGAGAACTGGTCCTTACTTACGAAATACACGATAGCATTAAAGAATCCTTCATCCTCTGACCCATTCTTATGCACCATAGCATTTAGACCGGCATAGCGGTCGGTATTGGCCAGGTCCTCTCCTTCAACTTGGAGATTGTAATTAAAGATTCTTCTAGCTCCTAAGACATCTACAGGGTACTTTTCCAATATTGCAGACTGCAGACAGTCCTCTAGAATTTCAGGTTTCATGAACCTATCGTACATGACAATAGGAAGAGAATTAAATTGAACAGGCAAAAGGCTGCTGGACAACTGAGCCATGACAGAATCCCAAATCTCGTTTGAGGGCGTAGAAGAGCATATGAATTCATCACATTCTACTTTGAATGAGGGGAGGATATTTTTTACCTCCTCAGCGACTTGCTTTTCCGGAACGAAAGATTCGGAACATCCAGAGAGAGCAAAAACGAGGCAACCTAGGGCAGTACAAAGGGAGATATTGAAAAGCTTCCTGTAGACGCGAGTCCTTGTTAAGTTGAGAGTCTTTTTCATGCAAGTACCTAGTAAATTTTTGTTGGATAAGCAAGCTAACATGTTTTTGATTTATTGAGAATAAAAGTTTTATTTTATAGATCTTGGATTTCTGAATTTTAAGGATCTATTTTGGATTTTTGTTTTCGTAG
This sequence is a window from Chlamydiifrater volucris. Protein-coding genes within it:
- a CDS encoding DUF648 domain-containing protein, giving the protein MSHSQYLQRRPRVLVPLAFQWSIGSSGGSKVNFSLLERVVEFVDNFFFLGGEKTFIFLDDTNQLACTRIYENISLKEFGLKIVLFLTIVIPIVMFAVKLLLRVLLERKYKISKTLQRPITTIEEQCERTSTLPKPLARHEKNSILEAHDFLRKTLVKNFEHDDKSIVDQFTAKGISVSETKASHRDSFSFLLNDFPEYKFCSIGNTVNTNQEIIKKGKTKALEITSQFYKASKICHDLGLDLIEIPGIKFIGVPEKDSLSCSSRPISKLQNEGLLVLTNVELSAQKKSHAMFTPLKAVSAKQLLPALHQLVLFIKNCNGLYYDYFPKNRTSPLFLLSRNSKNGFYKIIVNKLEEIKMGRGLGASFGYLIRHIPQEAVNPILSAILKAYPLKQLTPKEFEKHPQEEQLKSPALEDLLPTNIAQKLFKDSRLLVEALAQLLPIIDKEAQIKQHNERHFSCSCLESYWDLEFQPLTLPYEISLSKFLYQTQSGDKLSLCSPEELHQSVLYQAFLILKASKIIDSFELFPAASSGIPRIKFTPSTCSNL